Proteins encoded by one window of Nyctibius grandis isolate bNycGra1 chromosome 15, bNycGra1.pri, whole genome shotgun sequence:
- the XYLT2 gene encoding xylosyltransferase 2, translated as MVASGRARKLARRYRLAVATALAILLLQGLVLWTSAGLDEEGPAEERQKKARLPESSDGSKDSDSSAGRRGSASRKHGRWRGRPDSPGVLVSKVVRAVTARHKPGRRLPAAPDSSSRRNLTEPRGEAQLAVFQQGDTGSVEGAPQPTENSFTPKCEITGKDALSALARASSKQCQQEIANVVCLHRAGSLMPQSVPRHCQLSGKVSPVIQWDESRLQQAPPSKPVRIAYMLVVHGRAIRQLKRLIKAVYHQQHFFYIHVDKRSNYLHREAVELARHYPNIRVTPWRMVTIWGGASLLKMYLRSMKDLLELAEWPWDFFINLSATDYPTRTNEELVMFLSKYRDKNFLKSHGRDNARFIKKQGLDRLFHECDSHMWRLGERHIPEGIVVDGGSDWFSLTRSFVEYVVKADDQLVSQLRQFYTYTLLPAESFFHTVLENSHACETLVDNNLRVTNWNRKLGCKCQYKHIVDWCGCSPNDFKPQDFLRLQQLSRPTFFARKFESTVNQEVLEILDTHLYGSYPPNTPALKAYWENVYDRVDGLSGLSDITLTFYTAFSRLGLRKAAAAPAAKADKLCRFEPQGFPSSVHLYFYDDRFQGYLVMQEVQNSATGQAESLEVWMMPQGALKLAGHGGQANRLENLEVGTEWDPKERLFRNFGGLMGPFDEPVAMQKWSRGPNLTATVVWIDPTYVIATSYDITVDAEAEFTQYKPPLNRPLRPGVWTIRLLQFWEPLGENQFLVVPQTFNRKQPLRKDDSTWLHGGPPRNEYMEQSFQGLGGILNLPRSEEAEAAAARQAQLTGRALEDWADGAIGAFWSAADVCVSGPSACASLETCSKTSWSSLSPDPKSELGPVKPDGRLR; from the exons GAGCGGCAGAAGAAAGCCAGGTTGCCTGAGAGCAGTGACGGCTCCAAGGACTCGGACAGCTCTGCGGGGCGCCGGGGCAGTGCCAGCAGGAAGCACGGGCGATGGCGGGGACGGCCGGACAGCCCCGGGGTGCTGGTGTCCAAGGTGGTGAGAGCCGTCACGGCGAGACACAAACCGGGACGGAGGCTGCCGGCCGCGCCGGACTCCTCGAGCCGGAGGAACCTGACGGAGCCGCGCGGGGAGGCCCAGCTGGCTGTATTCCAGCAGGGCGACACGGGCAGCGTGGAGGGGGCTCCCCAGCCCACCGAGAACAGCTTCACCCCCAAGTGCGAAATCACGGGCAAAGACGCCCTCTCGGCGCTGGCTCGGGCCAGCAGCAAGCAGTGCCAACAGGAGATCGCCAACGTGGTGTGTCTGCACCGGGCCGGCAGCCTCATGCCCCAGTCTGTGCCTCGCCACTGCCAGCTCTCGG GCAAGGTCAGTCCCGTCATCCAGTGGGACGAGAGCCGGCTGCAGCAGGCACCCCCCAGCAAGCCCGTGCGCATCGCCTACATGCTGGTTGTGCACGGCAGGGCCATTCGCCAGCTGAAGCGGCTCATCAAGGCTGTGTACCACCAGCAGCATTTCTTCTACATCCACGTCGACAAG CGCTCCAACTACCTCCATCGCGAGGCGGTGGAGCTGGCCCGGCACTACCCCAACATCCGCGTGACACCCTGGCGCATGGTGACCATCTGGGGAGGTGCCAGCCTGCTGAAGATGTACCTGCGTAGCATGAAGGACCTGCTGGAACTGGCCGAGTGGCCCTGGGACTTCTTCATCAACCTGAGCGCCACCGACTACCCCACGAG GACCAATGAGGAGCTGGTGATGTTCCTGTCCAAATACCGAGATAAGAACTTCCTGAAGTCTCATGGCCGAGACAACGCCAG GTTTATCAAGAAGCAGGGTCTGGACCGCCTGTTCCACGAGTGTGACTCCCACATGTGGCGGCTGGGCGAGCGCCACATCCCCGAGGGCATCGTGGTGGACGGGGGCTCCGACTGGTTCTCGCTGACGCGCAGCTTCGTGGAGTACGTGGTCAAAGCCGACGACCAGCTCGTGTCCCAGCTGCGCCAGTTCTACACCTACACGCTCCTGCCAGCCGAG TCCTTCTTCCACACGGTCCTGGAGAACAGCCACGCCTGTGAGACACTGGTCGACAACAACCTCCGAGTGACCAACTGGAACCGAAAGCTGGGCTGTAAGTGCCAATATAAACACATAGTCGACTGGTGCGGGTGCTCCCCAAATGACTTCAAACCCCAGGACTTCCTCCGGCTACAG CAACTCTCCAGACCCACCTTCTTCGCCCGCAAGTTTGAGTCAACGGTGAATCAGGAGGTGCTGGAGATCCTGGACACGCACCTCTACGGCAGCTACCCCCCCAACACGCCGGCCCTCAAGGCGTACTGGGAGAACGTCTACGACCGCGTCGATGGGCTCAGCGGCCTCAGCGACATCACCCTCACCTTCTACAcggccttctccaggctggggCTCCGCAAAGCCGCGGCCGCGCCGGCAGCGAAGGCCGACAAGCTCTGCAG atTTGAGCCCCAGGGCTTCCCATCCAGCGTGCACTTGTATTTCTATGATGACCGTTTCCAGGGTTACCTGGTGATGCAGGAAGTGCAGAATTCGGCAACTGGGCAGGCAGAGTCCCTGGAGGTGTGGATGATGCCCCAGGGAGCTCTGAAGCTGGCGGGTCACGGAGGGCAGGCAAACCGCTTAGAGAACCTTGAG GTGGGCACAGAGTGGGACCCCAAGGAAAGGCTCTTCCGCAATTTTGGAGGCTTGATGGGGCCTTTCGACGAGCCGGTGGCCATGCAGAAGTGGTCGCGGGGCCCCAACCTGACGGCCACGGTGGTGTGGATTGACCCCACCTACGTCATCGCCACCTCCTACGACATTACGGTGGATGCCGAGGCAGAGTTCACCCAGTACAAGCCCCCCCTCAATCGGCCCCTGCGCCCCGGGGTCTGGACCATCCGCCTCCTCCAGTTTTGGGAGCCCCTGGGGGAGAACCAGTTCCTGGTGGTGCCCCAGACCTTCAACCGCAAGCAGCCTCTCAGGAAAG ACGACAGCACCTGGCTGCACGGTGGGCCCCCCCGCAACGAGTACATGGAGCAGAGCTTCCAGGGCCTGGGGGGGATCCTCAACCTGCCGCGCTCCGAGGAGGCGGAGGCGGCTGCGGCGCGGCAGGCGCAGCTGACGGGCCGGGCGCTGGAGGACTGGGCGGACGGAGCCATCGGCGCCTTCTGGTCTGCGGCCGACGTGTGCGTCAGCGGTCCCTCCGCCTGCGCCTCCCTGGAGACCTGCAGCAAAACCTCCTGGAGCTCCCTCTCCCCGGACCCCAAATCAGAACTGGGGCCCGTCAAACCTGACGGGCGGCTGAGGTAG